The Staphylococcus sp. 17KM0847 DNA segment GAAGTTACTCGCTGATGTAGGTTTGGTCGGTTTTCCAAGCGTCGGTAAGTCTACACTATTGTCTATGGTTTCTAAAGCAAAACCTAAGATTGGTGCGTATCATTTTACAACAATCCAACCTAATCTCGGTGTTGTTGTTACGCCAGATCAACGTAGCTTTGTTATGGCAGACTTGCCAGGACTTATTGAAGGGGCGTCGGAGGGTGTCGGATTAGGACATCAATTTTTACGCCATGTTGAGCGAACAAAAGTTATTGTCCATGTGATTGATATGAGTGGCATGGAAGGTCGTGATCCGTATGAAGATTATGTAACGATTAACCAAGAACTTCGCGCATATCAACAACGCTTGGAAGAACGCCCACAAATTATTGTAGCAAATAAGATGGATATGCCAGATGCAGCAGAGCAATTAGAACTTTTTAAAGGGCAACTTGATGCAGATGTACCGGTTATTCCAATTTCATCATTTACGAGAGAAAATATTGACCAATTATTATATACAATTGCTAATGTATTAGAAGAAGTTAAAGATATGGATTTTAATGCGGAAGAAGATACGCATGATATGAATCATCGCGTTCTTTATAAACATACACCATCTCAAGATAAGTTTGAAATTTCTAGAGATGATGACGGTGCTTATGTTGTAAGTGGTAACGCAATAGAAAGAATGTTTAAAATGACAGACTTTAACAGTGATCCGGCTGTACGTCGTTTTGCAAGACAAATGCGTTCAATGGGAATTGATGATGCATTACGCGAAAGAGGCGCTGAAAATGGAGATATTGTAAGAATACTGGGTGGCGAATTTGAATTTGTTGAATAATATTGAAATAAAGGGGCAAATCTTATGAAACATAAATTTTATTTAATTCGAGAAGATGTACTACCACATGTTGTAGAAAAGGTGCTAGATGTAAAAGCAGCACTTAAAGAAGACCCCTCATTAACAGTTCAAGAAGCCGTCATACAGCATGATTGTTCGCGTAGTGCTTTTTATAAATATCGCGATACGATATTTCCATTAGAAGATGTGAAAAAAGATTTAGAAGCGTTTACTATTATTTTGTTTGTCAATGATAAAGTAGGGATTCTCGCACATATTCTTGAGAAGTTATCAGCACTTAAACTCTCAGTGTTGACGATTCATCAAAGTGTACCTATTGATCAAAAGGCATCTATTACTTTATCGTTAAATGCCAGTCAAGCCGCTTTAAATGCGTATGAAATTATTAATGAGTTGCGGCAAATGGATTATGTCTATAATGTTGATATTATTGGTATGAATATGTAAGGAGAAGAATAACGATGTATGCATATATTCGTGGAATGATTACTGAGCTTCACCCTACACATATTGTCGTAGAAACAAGTTCGGGGATAGGATATGAAATTCAAACACCGAATTCATATCGTTTTCAAAGTCAATTAATGCAGCAGAGTGTAATCTATACATCATTAATTGTACGTGAAGATGCACAGTTGCTTTATGGTTTTATCAATCAAGAAGA contains these protein-coding regions:
- the obgE gene encoding GTPase ObgE; the encoded protein is MFVDQVKIFLKAGDGGNGITAYRREKYVPFGGPAGGDGGRGASVVFEVDEGLRTLMDFRYQRHFKAKKGENGQSSNMHGKNAQDLVLKVPPGTIVKDAMTGQTLADLVEHEQQAVIAKGGRGGRGNSRFATPKNPAPDFSENGEPGEEIEVILELKLLADVGLVGFPSVGKSTLLSMVSKAKPKIGAYHFTTIQPNLGVVVTPDQRSFVMADLPGLIEGASEGVGLGHQFLRHVERTKVIVHVIDMSGMEGRDPYEDYVTINQELRAYQQRLEERPQIIVANKMDMPDAAEQLELFKGQLDADVPVIPISSFTRENIDQLLYTIANVLEEVKDMDFNAEEDTHDMNHRVLYKHTPSQDKFEISRDDDGAYVVSGNAIERMFKMTDFNSDPAVRRFARQMRSMGIDDALRERGAENGDIVRILGGEFEFVE
- a CDS encoding ACT domain-containing protein, whose amino-acid sequence is MKHKFYLIREDVLPHVVEKVLDVKAALKEDPSLTVQEAVIQHDCSRSAFYKYRDTIFPLEDVKKDLEAFTIILFVNDKVGILAHILEKLSALKLSVLTIHQSVPIDQKASITLSLNASQAALNAYEIINELRQMDYVYNVDIIGMNM